Proteins encoded together in one Falco peregrinus isolate bFalPer1 chromosome 2, bFalPer1.pri, whole genome shotgun sequence window:
- the STOX2 gene encoding storkhead-box protein 2 isoform X4 codes for MTGWVDKGRAVDVVCLDLSKAFATVSHNTLTGDVSPISMSPISQSQFIPLGEILCLAISAMNSARKQVTQEALMEHLTTCFPGVPTPSPEILRHTLNMLVRERKIYPTPDGYFIVTPQTYFITPSLIRTNSKWYHLDERIPDRSQCTSPQQGTITPSTSGCVRDRTLPKNHCDSCHCCREDMHSMHASTLQRKSAKDCKDSYCPPSLCQVPPTEKSKSTVNFSYKAETLTKPKDVEKQSKKFGLKLFRLSFKKDKTKQLANFSAQFPPEEWPLRDEDTPTTIPREVEMEIIRRINPDLTVENVMRHTALMKKLEEEKAQRSKAGSSAHHSGRSKKSRNHRKSHGKSRSHSKTRVSKGDPSDGSHLDIPAEREYEFYDPLTRSPREGCFIIEHKGDNFIMHSNPNMIESHFPMTPEWDVSGELAKRRTEMPFPEPSRGSSHSKVHRSHSHTQDRRSRNERSSKAKERSRSMDNSKGPLGSAALGTPEDIGEGCSPDDQTTSQTYIDDSTLRPSQSLSHQRALISSASYKETCIPEIASGTVETPSSCSLLEQSKPTENLPSYSELNSCTAKSAVDDYFQCNTSSETVLTAPSPLGKNKEDHDTLTGTDGLKKMTPTERQSQHIAREPGVHKEESPKGPSSGSAVAGQTPEVIANGRLVQHHSTESSSLDKRKEIFSKDTLFKPLHNTLSVNSYHKSSTPLLKPHQKPPSDTLPVRCEKLEQAMVTSVAQVMPVSQRQQETTGNQEASFDYYNVSDDDDSEEGTNKNAEEEKNRDDVGTMQWLLEREKERDLQRKFEKNLTLLTPKETESSNNQRATHSARLDSMDSSSITVDSGFNSPRTRESLASNTSSIVESNRRQNPALSPAHGGAGPTFNFRATADPPTSEAEKLQKPANCLQASVTSV; via the exons atgactggctgggtagacaaggggagagcggtggatgttgtctgccttgacctcagcaaggcttttgccactgtctcccataacaccctcacag GTGATGTATCACCCATCAGCATGTCTCCCATCAGTCAGTCACAGTTTATTCCACTTGGGGAAATCCTTTGCCTGGCCATCTCAGCAATGAACTCTGCCCGAAAACAAGTCACACAAGAAGCACTAATGGAGCACCTAACAACCTGCTTCCCAG GAGTTCCAACACCCAGTCCAGAAATCCTTCGACATACCTTGAATATGCTTGTACGGGAGAGGAAAATATATCCAACTCCGGATGGTTATTTCATTGTAACCCCGCAAACGTACTTTATAACACCATCTCTCATAAGAACTAACAGTAAATGGTACCATTTGGATGAGAGGATACCTGATAGGTCTCAGTGTACCTCTCCGCAACAAGGAACTATAACTCCCTCCACCTCGGGATGCGTCAGGGACCGAACACTACCCAAAAACCACTGCGACTCCTGCCATTGTTGCAGAGAAGACATGCACAGCATGCATGCATCTACCCTACAGAGGAAATCAGCAAAAGACTGTAAAGACTCATACTGTCCTCCTTCGTTATGTCAGGTCCCACCTACTGAGAAAAGTAAAAGTACTGTCAATTTTTCCTACAAAGCAGAGACGCTCACAAAGCCTAAGGATGTAGAAAAGCAGTCTAAGAAATTTGGACTCAAATTATTCCGATTAAGTTTTAAGAAGGACAAGACAAAACAGTTGGCAAATTTCTCTGCCCAGTTTCCTCCAGAGGAGTGGCCGCTAAGGGACGAGGACACCCCTACCACTATACCTAGAGAGGTAGAAATGGAGATTATCAGGCGCATTAACCCAGACTTGACTGTGGAAAATGTCATGAGGCACACTGCACTAATGAAGAaacttgaagaagaaaaagctcaaCGAAGCAAAGCAGGATCTTCAGCTCACCACAGTGGACGAAGTAAAAAGAGCAGGAATCACAGAAAGTCTCATGGGAAGTCGAGGTCACACAGCAAGACTCGGGTGTCCAAAGGAGACCCATCAGATGGCTCTCATTTGGATATACCTGCTGAAAGGGAGTATGAGTTCTATGATCCCTTGACTCGATCCCCACGGGAAGGCTGTTTTATAATAGAACACAAGGGAGATAATTTTATCATGCACAGCAATCCTAACATGATTGAATCTCACTTTCCAATGACACCTGAGTGGGATGTGTCTGGTGAGCTGGCCAAAAGAAGAACTGAAATGCCTTTCCCTGAACCTTCCAGGGGAAGCTCCCACTCCAAGGTCCATCGGAGCCACAGCCATACACAGGACAGAAGATCGAGGAATGAGCGGTCCAGTAAGGCTAAAGAAAGGTCTAGATCCATGGATAACTCCAAGGGACCTCTGGGCTCGGCTGCTCTAGGCACACCTGAAGATATTGGTGAAGGCTGTAGCCCAGATGACCAAACAACTAGCCAAACTTACATTGACGATAGTACCTTAAGGCCATCTCAGTCGCTCAGTCATCAAAGGGCTCTGATTTCATCTGCAAGCTACAAAGAGACTTGCATCCCTGAAATAGCTAGTGGCACTGTAGAAACCCCCAGTTCTTGTAGCCTGTTGGAGCAAAGCAAGCCTACAGAGAATTTGCCATCGTATAGCGAGCTCAACTCCTGCACAGCAAAATCTGCAGTCGATGACTATTTTCAGTGCAACACATCCAGTGAGACTGTGCTTACTGCTCCATCGCCACTGGGAAAGAATAAAGAGGATCATGATACGCTGACGGGGACAGATGGGCTCAAAAAAATGACTCCCACAGAAAGACAGTCTCAACATATCGCTAGGGAGCCTGGGGTGCACAAAGAGGAGTCCCCAAAGGGCCCAAGCAGCGGTTCAGCGGTTGCTGGCCAAACTCCAGAGGTGATTGCAAATGGGCGGCTGGTTCAACACCATAGCACTGAATCAAGCAGCCttgataaaaggaaagaaatatttagcaAGGATACGCTCTTTAAACCTCTGCACAACACTCTTTCGGTGAATAGTTACCATAAGTCTAGCACACCCCTGCTAAAGCCCCATCAGAAGCCCCCCTCTGACACCTTGCCAGTCAGATGTGAGAAACTTGAGCAAGCGATGGTAACCTCAGTCGCACAAGTCATGCCTGTTTCGCAGAGACAGCAAGAGACAACTGGGAACCAGGAGGCCTCCTTTGACTACTACAACGTGTCTGATGATGATGACTCAGAGGAAGGAACCAACAAAAAcgctgaggaagaaaagaacaggGATGATGTTGGCACGATGCAGTGGCTCctagagagagaaaaggagagggatCTACAGCGAAAGTTTGAGAAGAATCTTACTCTTCTCACCCCAAAGGAGACAGAAAGTAGTAACAACCAGAGAGCCACCCACTCGGCCCGCCTGGACAGCatggacagcagcagcattacTGTGGACAGCGGGTTCAACTCTCCACG TACTCGTGAGAGCCTGGCATCCAACACTTCAAGTATTGTTGAAAGCAACAGGCGTCAGAACCCTGCTCTGAGCCCTGCACATGGTGGCGCAGGCCCAACATTCAACTTCCGAGCCACTGCAGACCCACCAACAAGTGAAgctgagaaactgcagaaacCTGCTAACTGCCTGCAAGCTTCTGTCACTAGTGTCTGA
- the STOX2 gene encoding storkhead-box protein 2 isoform X5: protein MHIVVTSQLLYILYWSMEPDYKGSGDVSPISMSPISQSQFIPLGEILCLAISAMNSARKQVTQEALMEHLTTCFPGVPTPSPEILRHTLNMLVRERKIYPTPDGYFIVTPQTYFITPSLIRTNSKWYHLDERIPDRSQCTSPQQGTITPSTSGCVRDRTLPKNHCDSCHCCREDMHSMHASTLQRKSAKDCKDSYCPPSLCQVPPTEKSKSTVNFSYKAETLTKPKDVEKQSKKFGLKLFRLSFKKDKTKQLANFSAQFPPEEWPLRDEDTPTTIPREVEMEIIRRINPDLTVENVMRHTALMKKLEEEKAQRSKAGSSAHHSGRSKKSRNHRKSHGKSRSHSKTRVSKGDPSDGSHLDIPAEREYEFYDPLTRSPREGCFIIEHKGDNFIMHSNPNMIESHFPMTPEWDVSGELAKRRTEMPFPEPSRGSSHSKVHRSHSHTQDRRSRNERSSKAKERSRSMDNSKGPLGSAALGTPEDIGEGCSPDDQTTSQTYIDDSTLRPSQSLSHQRALISSASYKETCIPEIASGTVETPSSCSLLEQSKPTENLPSYSELNSCTAKSAVDDYFQCNTSSETVLTAPSPLGKNKEDHDTLTGTDGLKKMTPTERQSQHIAREPGVHKEESPKGPSSGSAVAGQTPEVIANGRLVQHHSTESSSLDKRKEIFSKDTLFKPLHNTLSVNSYHKSSTPLLKPHQKPPSDTLPVRCEKLEQAMVTSVAQVMPVSQRQQETTGNQEASFDYYNVSDDDDSEEGTNKNAEEEKNRDDVGTMQWLLEREKERDLQRKFEKNLTLLTPKETESSNNQRATHSARLDSMDSSSITVDSGFNSPRTRESLASNTSSIVESNRRQNPALSPAHGGAGPTFNFRATADPPTSEAEKLQKPANCLQASVTSV from the exons ATGCACATTGTTGTTACATCACAGCTACTCTACATACTTTACTGGAGCATGGAACCGGACTATAAGGGTTCAG GTGATGTATCACCCATCAGCATGTCTCCCATCAGTCAGTCACAGTTTATTCCACTTGGGGAAATCCTTTGCCTGGCCATCTCAGCAATGAACTCTGCCCGAAAACAAGTCACACAAGAAGCACTAATGGAGCACCTAACAACCTGCTTCCCAG GAGTTCCAACACCCAGTCCAGAAATCCTTCGACATACCTTGAATATGCTTGTACGGGAGAGGAAAATATATCCAACTCCGGATGGTTATTTCATTGTAACCCCGCAAACGTACTTTATAACACCATCTCTCATAAGAACTAACAGTAAATGGTACCATTTGGATGAGAGGATACCTGATAGGTCTCAGTGTACCTCTCCGCAACAAGGAACTATAACTCCCTCCACCTCGGGATGCGTCAGGGACCGAACACTACCCAAAAACCACTGCGACTCCTGCCATTGTTGCAGAGAAGACATGCACAGCATGCATGCATCTACCCTACAGAGGAAATCAGCAAAAGACTGTAAAGACTCATACTGTCCTCCTTCGTTATGTCAGGTCCCACCTACTGAGAAAAGTAAAAGTACTGTCAATTTTTCCTACAAAGCAGAGACGCTCACAAAGCCTAAGGATGTAGAAAAGCAGTCTAAGAAATTTGGACTCAAATTATTCCGATTAAGTTTTAAGAAGGACAAGACAAAACAGTTGGCAAATTTCTCTGCCCAGTTTCCTCCAGAGGAGTGGCCGCTAAGGGACGAGGACACCCCTACCACTATACCTAGAGAGGTAGAAATGGAGATTATCAGGCGCATTAACCCAGACTTGACTGTGGAAAATGTCATGAGGCACACTGCACTAATGAAGAaacttgaagaagaaaaagctcaaCGAAGCAAAGCAGGATCTTCAGCTCACCACAGTGGACGAAGTAAAAAGAGCAGGAATCACAGAAAGTCTCATGGGAAGTCGAGGTCACACAGCAAGACTCGGGTGTCCAAAGGAGACCCATCAGATGGCTCTCATTTGGATATACCTGCTGAAAGGGAGTATGAGTTCTATGATCCCTTGACTCGATCCCCACGGGAAGGCTGTTTTATAATAGAACACAAGGGAGATAATTTTATCATGCACAGCAATCCTAACATGATTGAATCTCACTTTCCAATGACACCTGAGTGGGATGTGTCTGGTGAGCTGGCCAAAAGAAGAACTGAAATGCCTTTCCCTGAACCTTCCAGGGGAAGCTCCCACTCCAAGGTCCATCGGAGCCACAGCCATACACAGGACAGAAGATCGAGGAATGAGCGGTCCAGTAAGGCTAAAGAAAGGTCTAGATCCATGGATAACTCCAAGGGACCTCTGGGCTCGGCTGCTCTAGGCACACCTGAAGATATTGGTGAAGGCTGTAGCCCAGATGACCAAACAACTAGCCAAACTTACATTGACGATAGTACCTTAAGGCCATCTCAGTCGCTCAGTCATCAAAGGGCTCTGATTTCATCTGCAAGCTACAAAGAGACTTGCATCCCTGAAATAGCTAGTGGCACTGTAGAAACCCCCAGTTCTTGTAGCCTGTTGGAGCAAAGCAAGCCTACAGAGAATTTGCCATCGTATAGCGAGCTCAACTCCTGCACAGCAAAATCTGCAGTCGATGACTATTTTCAGTGCAACACATCCAGTGAGACTGTGCTTACTGCTCCATCGCCACTGGGAAAGAATAAAGAGGATCATGATACGCTGACGGGGACAGATGGGCTCAAAAAAATGACTCCCACAGAAAGACAGTCTCAACATATCGCTAGGGAGCCTGGGGTGCACAAAGAGGAGTCCCCAAAGGGCCCAAGCAGCGGTTCAGCGGTTGCTGGCCAAACTCCAGAGGTGATTGCAAATGGGCGGCTGGTTCAACACCATAGCACTGAATCAAGCAGCCttgataaaaggaaagaaatatttagcaAGGATACGCTCTTTAAACCTCTGCACAACACTCTTTCGGTGAATAGTTACCATAAGTCTAGCACACCCCTGCTAAAGCCCCATCAGAAGCCCCCCTCTGACACCTTGCCAGTCAGATGTGAGAAACTTGAGCAAGCGATGGTAACCTCAGTCGCACAAGTCATGCCTGTTTCGCAGAGACAGCAAGAGACAACTGGGAACCAGGAGGCCTCCTTTGACTACTACAACGTGTCTGATGATGATGACTCAGAGGAAGGAACCAACAAAAAcgctgaggaagaaaagaacaggGATGATGTTGGCACGATGCAGTGGCTCctagagagagaaaaggagagggatCTACAGCGAAAGTTTGAGAAGAATCTTACTCTTCTCACCCCAAAGGAGACAGAAAGTAGTAACAACCAGAGAGCCACCCACTCGGCCCGCCTGGACAGCatggacagcagcagcattacTGTGGACAGCGGGTTCAACTCTCCACG TACTCGTGAGAGCCTGGCATCCAACACTTCAAGTATTGTTGAAAGCAACAGGCGTCAGAACCCTGCTCTGAGCCCTGCACATGGTGGCGCAGGCCCAACATTCAACTTCCGAGCCACTGCAGACCCACCAACAAGTGAAgctgagaaactgcagaaacCTGCTAACTGCCTGCAAGCTTCTGTCACTAGTGTCTGA
- the STOX2 gene encoding storkhead-box protein 2 isoform X2 — protein MKKTRSTTLRRAWPSSDFSDRASDRMRSRSEKDYRLHKHFPPAFISQASRGYMTSGDVSPISMSPISQSQFIPLGEILCLAISAMNSARKQVTQEALMEHLTTCFPGVPTPSPEILRHTLNMLVRERKIYPTPDGYFIVTPQTYFITPSLIRTNSKWYHLDERIPDRSQCTSPQQGTITPSTSGCVRDRTLPKNHCDSCHCCREDMHSMHASTLQRKSAKDCKDSYCPPSLCQVPPTEKSKSTVNFSYKAETLTKPKDVEKQSKKFGLKLFRLSFKKDKTKQLANFSAQFPPEEWPLRDEDTPTTIPREVEMEIIRRINPDLTVENVMRHTALMKKLEEEKAQRSKAGSSAHHSGRSKKSRNHRKSHGKSRSHSKTRVSKGDPSDGSHLDIPAEREYEFYDPLTRSPREGCFIIEHKGDNFIMHSNPNMIESHFPMTPEWDVSGELAKRRTEMPFPEPSRGSSHSKVHRSHSHTQDRRSRNERSSKAKERSRSMDNSKGPLGSAALGTPEDIGEGCSPDDQTTSQTYIDDSTLRPSQSLSHQRALISSASYKETCIPEIASGTVETPSSCSLLEQSKPTENLPSYSELNSCTAKSAVDDYFQCNTSSETVLTAPSPLGKNKEDHDTLTGTDGLKKMTPTERQSQHIAREPGVHKEESPKGPSSGSAVAGQTPEVIANGRLVQHHSTESSSLDKRKEIFSKDTLFKPLHNTLSVNSYHKSSTPLLKPHQKPPSDTLPVRCEKLEQAMVTSVAQVMPVSQRQQETTGNQEASFDYYNVSDDDDSEEGTNKNAEEEKNRDDVGTMQWLLEREKERDLQRKFEKNLTLLTPKETESSNNQRATHSARLDSMDSSSITVDSGFNSPRTRESLASNTSSIVESNRRQNPALSPAHGGAGPTFNFRATADPPTSEAEKLQKPANCLQASVTSV, from the exons GTGATGTATCACCCATCAGCATGTCTCCCATCAGTCAGTCACAGTTTATTCCACTTGGGGAAATCCTTTGCCTGGCCATCTCAGCAATGAACTCTGCCCGAAAACAAGTCACACAAGAAGCACTAATGGAGCACCTAACAACCTGCTTCCCAG GAGTTCCAACACCCAGTCCAGAAATCCTTCGACATACCTTGAATATGCTTGTACGGGAGAGGAAAATATATCCAACTCCGGATGGTTATTTCATTGTAACCCCGCAAACGTACTTTATAACACCATCTCTCATAAGAACTAACAGTAAATGGTACCATTTGGATGAGAGGATACCTGATAGGTCTCAGTGTACCTCTCCGCAACAAGGAACTATAACTCCCTCCACCTCGGGATGCGTCAGGGACCGAACACTACCCAAAAACCACTGCGACTCCTGCCATTGTTGCAGAGAAGACATGCACAGCATGCATGCATCTACCCTACAGAGGAAATCAGCAAAAGACTGTAAAGACTCATACTGTCCTCCTTCGTTATGTCAGGTCCCACCTACTGAGAAAAGTAAAAGTACTGTCAATTTTTCCTACAAAGCAGAGACGCTCACAAAGCCTAAGGATGTAGAAAAGCAGTCTAAGAAATTTGGACTCAAATTATTCCGATTAAGTTTTAAGAAGGACAAGACAAAACAGTTGGCAAATTTCTCTGCCCAGTTTCCTCCAGAGGAGTGGCCGCTAAGGGACGAGGACACCCCTACCACTATACCTAGAGAGGTAGAAATGGAGATTATCAGGCGCATTAACCCAGACTTGACTGTGGAAAATGTCATGAGGCACACTGCACTAATGAAGAaacttgaagaagaaaaagctcaaCGAAGCAAAGCAGGATCTTCAGCTCACCACAGTGGACGAAGTAAAAAGAGCAGGAATCACAGAAAGTCTCATGGGAAGTCGAGGTCACACAGCAAGACTCGGGTGTCCAAAGGAGACCCATCAGATGGCTCTCATTTGGATATACCTGCTGAAAGGGAGTATGAGTTCTATGATCCCTTGACTCGATCCCCACGGGAAGGCTGTTTTATAATAGAACACAAGGGAGATAATTTTATCATGCACAGCAATCCTAACATGATTGAATCTCACTTTCCAATGACACCTGAGTGGGATGTGTCTGGTGAGCTGGCCAAAAGAAGAACTGAAATGCCTTTCCCTGAACCTTCCAGGGGAAGCTCCCACTCCAAGGTCCATCGGAGCCACAGCCATACACAGGACAGAAGATCGAGGAATGAGCGGTCCAGTAAGGCTAAAGAAAGGTCTAGATCCATGGATAACTCCAAGGGACCTCTGGGCTCGGCTGCTCTAGGCACACCTGAAGATATTGGTGAAGGCTGTAGCCCAGATGACCAAACAACTAGCCAAACTTACATTGACGATAGTACCTTAAGGCCATCTCAGTCGCTCAGTCATCAAAGGGCTCTGATTTCATCTGCAAGCTACAAAGAGACTTGCATCCCTGAAATAGCTAGTGGCACTGTAGAAACCCCCAGTTCTTGTAGCCTGTTGGAGCAAAGCAAGCCTACAGAGAATTTGCCATCGTATAGCGAGCTCAACTCCTGCACAGCAAAATCTGCAGTCGATGACTATTTTCAGTGCAACACATCCAGTGAGACTGTGCTTACTGCTCCATCGCCACTGGGAAAGAATAAAGAGGATCATGATACGCTGACGGGGACAGATGGGCTCAAAAAAATGACTCCCACAGAAAGACAGTCTCAACATATCGCTAGGGAGCCTGGGGTGCACAAAGAGGAGTCCCCAAAGGGCCCAAGCAGCGGTTCAGCGGTTGCTGGCCAAACTCCAGAGGTGATTGCAAATGGGCGGCTGGTTCAACACCATAGCACTGAATCAAGCAGCCttgataaaaggaaagaaatatttagcaAGGATACGCTCTTTAAACCTCTGCACAACACTCTTTCGGTGAATAGTTACCATAAGTCTAGCACACCCCTGCTAAAGCCCCATCAGAAGCCCCCCTCTGACACCTTGCCAGTCAGATGTGAGAAACTTGAGCAAGCGATGGTAACCTCAGTCGCACAAGTCATGCCTGTTTCGCAGAGACAGCAAGAGACAACTGGGAACCAGGAGGCCTCCTTTGACTACTACAACGTGTCTGATGATGATGACTCAGAGGAAGGAACCAACAAAAAcgctgaggaagaaaagaacaggGATGATGTTGGCACGATGCAGTGGCTCctagagagagaaaaggagagggatCTACAGCGAAAGTTTGAGAAGAATCTTACTCTTCTCACCCCAAAGGAGACAGAAAGTAGTAACAACCAGAGAGCCACCCACTCGGCCCGCCTGGACAGCatggacagcagcagcattacTGTGGACAGCGGGTTCAACTCTCCACG TACTCGTGAGAGCCTGGCATCCAACACTTCAAGTATTGTTGAAAGCAACAGGCGTCAGAACCCTGCTCTGAGCCCTGCACATGGTGGCGCAGGCCCAACATTCAACTTCCGAGCCACTGCAGACCCACCAACAAGTGAAgctgagaaactgcagaaacCTGCTAACTGCCTGCAAGCTTCTGTCACTAGTGTCTGA